Proteins encoded together in one Raphanus sativus cultivar WK10039 unplaced genomic scaffold, ASM80110v3 Scaffold1648, whole genome shotgun sequence window:
- the LOC130504542 gene encoding 60S ribosomal protein L34-1-like, which produces MVQRLVYRSRHSYATKSNQHRIVKTPGSKLVFQTTKKRANGPKCPVTGKRIHGIPHLRPTEYKRSRLSRNRRTVNRAYGGVLSALAVRERIVRAFLVEEQKIVKKVLKLQKAKEKLATKA; this is translated from the exons ATGGTGCAGCGTCTTGTATACAGGTCGCGACACAGCTACGCCACCAAATCGAACCAGCACCGTATCGTCAAGACTCCGGGAAGTAAATTGGTGTTTCAGACCACAAAGAAGAGAGCCAATGGCCCCAAATGCCCTGTTACTGGCAAGCGTATCCATGGA atCCCTCACTTGAGGCCTACGGAATACAAGAGGTCTAGATTATCGAGAAACAGGAGGACTGTGAACCGTGCTTATGGTGGAGTCTTGTCTGCTTTGGCTGTCAGGGAAAG GATCGTACGAGCATTCCTTGTTGAAGAGCAGAAGATCGTGAAGAAAGTTTTGAAACTCCAAAAGGCCAAGGAGAAACTAGCTACCAAGGCTTGA